The following are encoded together in the Pseudoalteromonas shioyasakiensis genome:
- a CDS encoding YrhK family protein, with amino-acid sequence MKFTLAPKVNALVNILSACAFFFGSTLFLPSFIEYATVGVVLFMVGSLLFLLSALADFYSH; translated from the coding sequence ATGAAATTTACACTCGCACCTAAAGTTAATGCGCTAGTGAATATCTTATCAGCATGTGCTTTTTTCTTTGGTAGTACTTTATTTTTACCTTCATTTATAGAATATGCCACAGTGGGGGTGGTGTTATTCATGGTAGGTTCGTTATTGTTTTTATTAAGTGCATTAGCAGATTTTTACAGCCATTAA
- a CDS encoding TIGR00645 family protein has protein sequence MSEQVTHSKIKKVPTKLEQVVETFIFRSRWLLAPFFIGLLVAVVLLLLKFFKYLYSMALNTFTASNQELLVGILTLVDTALLAGLLLIIIFSGYENFVSKLNIDNHEDRPVWMGKVGFSGLKMKLISAIVAISAVELLKVFISSNNHSTDELLWKVLIHVTFVVSGVLFALTDYINSKTMNH, from the coding sequence ATGTCTGAACAAGTGACTCATTCAAAAATAAAGAAAGTACCAACCAAACTAGAGCAAGTTGTGGAGACTTTTATCTTTCGCTCGCGTTGGTTATTAGCACCATTCTTTATTGGCTTATTAGTCGCTGTGGTATTACTGCTGCTAAAGTTCTTTAAATATTTATACAGTATGGCCTTAAATACGTTCACTGCTTCAAACCAAGAGCTTCTGGTAGGCATTTTGACTTTAGTTGACACTGCACTACTAGCAGGGCTTTTGCTTATCATCATTTTCAGTGGCTACGAAAACTTTGTGTCAAAGTTGAATATAGACAACCATGAAGACAGGCCCGTGTGGATGGGTAAAGTTGGTTTCTCGGGTCTGAAGATGAAACTGATAAGCGCTATTGTCGCTATATCGGCTGTGGAGCTTTTGAAGGTATTTATTAGCTCGAACAACCATTCAACAGATGAGCTACTCTGGAAGGTGTTAATTCATGTCACGTTTGTGGTGTCGGGGGTGTTGTTTGCGCTCACAGATTACATTAATAGTAAAACCATGAACCACTAA
- a CDS encoding alpha-glucosidase family protein, producing MAQKQWYKGAVIYQVYPRSFQDTNGDGIGDIKGIIDRIDYIKSLGVDAIWVSPFFKSPMKDFGYDISDYRDIDPLFGNLDDFDELIAQAHQRDIKIIIDQVLSHTSDQHQWFLDSREDKTNDKSDWYVWADAKPDGTQPNNWLSIFGGPAWQWEPRRGQYYLHNFFAEQPDLNFHNPEVRKAVLDNVEFWLKKGVDGFRLDAINFCYHDAQLRDNPAKPPEKRQGRGFSEDNPYAFQYHYYNNTQPENLSFMQDIRALLNKYPGTVALGEISSEDSLATMAEYTSGGDKLHMGYSFELLTNDYSAEYIRTTVSTLEQRMTEGWPCWAFSNHDVERVASRWSQGEEIEPQQCKMLTALLASLRGSVCMYQGEELGLGEAEVAFEDLQDPYGITFWPNFKGRDGCRTPMPWDAADAEQAGFSTVKPWLPVGDAHKPVAVNTQDQDKDSILNAYREFMAWRKDKDVLLEGDIEFIDTQEPVLAFYRTLNGTKMLCAFNLGAQSSELTISDSVTSQHTEISHHTAELNNNTVTLPGFGCFYATLN from the coding sequence ATGGCTCAAAAGCAGTGGTATAAAGGTGCGGTTATTTATCAAGTTTACCCGCGCAGTTTCCAAGACACCAATGGCGATGGCATTGGTGATATCAAAGGTATCATTGATCGCATTGATTATATTAAAAGCCTAGGTGTTGATGCTATTTGGGTTTCACCATTCTTTAAATCGCCAATGAAAGACTTTGGTTATGACATCAGTGACTATCGTGATATCGACCCATTGTTTGGTAACCTTGACGATTTTGATGAACTCATCGCACAAGCTCATCAACGTGATATTAAGATCATTATTGATCAGGTATTGAGCCATACCTCAGATCAACATCAATGGTTCCTTGATAGCCGTGAAGATAAAACCAACGACAAATCAGATTGGTACGTTTGGGCTGATGCAAAGCCTGATGGCACACAACCAAATAACTGGTTATCAATTTTTGGTGGCCCTGCATGGCAATGGGAACCGCGTCGTGGTCAATATTACTTACATAACTTCTTTGCTGAACAGCCAGATTTAAACTTTCATAACCCTGAAGTTCGTAAAGCCGTATTAGATAATGTTGAGTTTTGGCTGAAGAAAGGCGTTGATGGCTTCCGTTTAGATGCAATCAACTTTTGCTATCACGATGCTCAATTACGTGATAATCCAGCTAAGCCACCAGAGAAGCGTCAAGGCCGAGGCTTTAGCGAAGACAACCCTTATGCGTTCCAGTATCACTACTACAATAATACGCAACCTGAAAACCTTAGTTTTATGCAGGACATTCGTGCCCTACTAAACAAGTACCCTGGTACAGTTGCATTAGGTGAAATCTCATCTGAAGATTCACTGGCAACCATGGCTGAGTACACATCAGGTGGTGACAAACTTCATATGGGTTATAGCTTTGAGCTACTTACTAACGACTATAGCGCAGAATATATTCGTACCACAGTGAGCACTTTAGAGCAGCGCATGACTGAAGGCTGGCCGTGCTGGGCATTTAGTAACCACGACGTAGAGCGTGTTGCTAGCCGCTGGAGTCAAGGTGAAGAAATTGAGCCTCAGCAATGTAAGATGCTAACAGCCCTACTTGCTTCGTTACGTGGTAGCGTATGTATGTACCAAGGTGAAGAACTTGGTTTAGGTGAAGCAGAAGTCGCATTTGAAGACTTACAAGACCCATATGGCATTACATTCTGGCCAAACTTTAAAGGCCGTGACGGTTGTCGTACACCAATGCCATGGGATGCCGCAGATGCTGAACAAGCTGGCTTCTCAACAGTAAAACCTTGGCTACCTGTGGGCGATGCGCACAAACCAGTTGCGGTAAATACGCAAGATCAAGATAAAGATTCTATTTTGAATGCCTACCGTGAATTTATGGCATGGCGTAAAGATAAGGATGTACTGTTAGAAGGCGACATTGAATTTATCGATACGCAAGAGCCAGTGCTTGCTTTTTATAGAACGCTTAACGGCACTAAAATGCTTTGTGCATTCAACTTAGGTGCACAAAGTAGTGAACTGACAATTTCTGATTCTGTGACCTCACAGCATACTGAGATCTCTCATCACACAGCTGAATTAAACAATAATACAGTCACTCTGCCCGGGTTCGGTTGCTTTTACGCAACCCTGAATTAA
- a CDS encoding TonB-dependent receptor: MSMFKPSILTLALTAAGLNSFVAYAAEEDQKAKNDNVEVIEVKGFRGSVVESINTKRFSPEVVESISAEDIGKLPDSSIAESIARLPGLTAQRLDGRASRVSVRGFSENESATTFNGREQVSIGDNRGVEFDLYPSEIMSGVTVYKTPSAGIEAEGIAGVIDMQTVKPLSKGEQVIMFNGQYEQTGFDKLNPDGDDKGFRGTVSYIDQFADDTIGVAFAYNTMSSPNQEKRWNSWGYPEYTGEDGNTYSILGGAKPFVRSSTLERDTAMLVIEAAPTDRLNMTFDALYVDFSDEKILRGIEVPFAWGQGSIDPSSAVIDADSGFITSAVTEGQRVVVRNDYEERNAELTQFGFNAKYDISDDWSVEFDVSRSEVERQIWSIESYSGTGRGDANGVADTIGYEFDGGNTGAQFSHNLDYSDYDLIQLGGPLSWGASAALNDKYGLTDTAYQNTAQDGFINAPEINDELSTLKLAASKVLDNEYISRVSFGMSYRDREKSKLSEGYFMTLKDFSLSNPGMLSIPEQYRLGSASLDFIGMGNMVAYDTNGLVNDGYYSLLQESLTDSKHKTQSWTVQEEVTAFFAQADINAEIGSIPVTGNVGVRYVKTEQSSQGFAANTVDGLVVVSPTDVSHDYSHFLPSINLSFAIDEEQTVRFGAAKTISRARLDEMNSSVNASYNQQPDENGNYWSVSGGNPELEPKEATGFDLSYENYFHEEGYFAAAVFYKDITQWIFDGTYEIDMSGVADPSTGEIPETSTGTGSGKVNGGSGDLWGYELSLTLPFTMFSESLDGFGLIASHTGVEQDLTDQNGNDYELPGLSDQIDSLTVYFERNGFQARTSMRKRSDFKGDVYGLGFATTQVDIKGETIWDAQVGYDFSEGGVESLDGLSVTFQVQNITEEPFTSLQGDNSLQVRDYQDYGRTFLLGFSYKL; this comes from the coding sequence ATGTCTATGTTCAAACCAAGTATATTAACTCTGGCTTTAACAGCCGCAGGTTTAAATAGCTTTGTAGCGTATGCTGCAGAAGAAGACCAAAAAGCAAAAAACGATAACGTTGAAGTTATCGAAGTAAAAGGTTTTCGTGGCAGTGTTGTAGAATCTATTAATACTAAACGCTTCTCTCCTGAAGTAGTTGAGTCAATCTCAGCAGAAGATATCGGTAAATTACCTGATTCATCAATTGCAGAATCAATCGCACGCCTTCCTGGTTTAACAGCACAACGTCTAGACGGTCGAGCTAGCCGTGTAAGTGTTCGTGGTTTCAGTGAAAACGAAAGCGCAACAACATTCAACGGTCGTGAGCAAGTTTCAATTGGTGACAACCGTGGCGTAGAATTTGACCTTTACCCATCAGAAATTATGAGTGGCGTAACGGTATATAAAACACCAAGCGCTGGTATTGAAGCAGAAGGTATTGCTGGCGTAATCGACATGCAAACTGTTAAACCTTTAAGCAAAGGTGAGCAAGTTATCATGTTCAACGGCCAATACGAGCAAACTGGTTTTGATAAATTAAACCCAGACGGTGACGATAAAGGTTTCCGTGGTACGGTTTCTTACATTGACCAATTTGCAGATGACACAATCGGTGTTGCATTCGCTTACAACACGATGAGCTCTCCAAACCAAGAAAAACGTTGGAACTCTTGGGGTTACCCTGAATATACAGGTGAAGATGGTAATACGTACTCAATTTTAGGTGGTGCTAAGCCATTCGTACGTTCATCGACTCTTGAACGTGACACAGCCATGCTTGTTATTGAAGCTGCGCCGACTGATCGCCTAAACATGACATTCGATGCCTTATACGTTGATTTTTCTGATGAAAAAATCTTACGTGGTATTGAAGTGCCATTTGCTTGGGGCCAAGGTTCAATCGACCCAAGCTCAGCTGTAATTGATGCTGACTCTGGTTTCATCACAAGTGCAGTAACTGAGGGTCAACGTGTTGTTGTTCGTAACGACTACGAAGAGCGTAACGCTGAGCTAACTCAGTTTGGTTTTAATGCAAAATACGACATCAGTGATGACTGGTCAGTAGAATTTGACGTAAGCCGCTCTGAAGTTGAGCGTCAAATCTGGAGTATCGAAAGTTACTCAGGTACAGGCCGTGGTGATGCAAATGGTGTAGCTGATACGATTGGTTATGAGTTTGACGGTGGTAACACTGGCGCGCAATTCAGCCATAACCTTGATTACAGCGATTATGATTTAATTCAACTTGGCGGCCCATTATCATGGGGTGCAAGTGCTGCACTTAACGATAAGTACGGCCTTACTGATACTGCTTATCAAAATACTGCGCAAGATGGTTTCATCAACGCACCAGAAATCAATGATGAATTAAGTACATTAAAGCTTGCTGCAAGCAAAGTACTTGATAATGAATATATTAGCCGTGTGTCATTTGGTATGTCATACCGTGACCGTGAAAAGAGCAAGTTGTCTGAAGGTTACTTCATGACACTAAAAGACTTCTCTTTATCAAACCCTGGTATGTTATCTATCCCAGAACAATACCGCTTAGGGTCAGCTAGCCTTGATTTCATTGGTATGGGCAACATGGTTGCTTACGATACCAACGGTCTAGTGAATGATGGTTACTATAGCCTGCTTCAAGAAAGCTTAACTGATTCAAAACACAAGACACAGTCTTGGACAGTTCAAGAAGAAGTAACTGCGTTTTTCGCGCAAGCTGACATTAATGCTGAAATTGGTTCAATTCCTGTAACAGGTAACGTTGGTGTGCGTTATGTGAAAACTGAACAGTCTTCACAAGGCTTCGCTGCTAACACTGTGGATGGTTTAGTTGTTGTATCACCAACAGATGTAAGCCATGACTACAGCCACTTCTTGCCAAGCATCAACTTATCTTTTGCAATTGATGAAGAGCAAACTGTACGTTTTGGTGCTGCGAAAACGATTTCTCGTGCTCGCTTAGACGAAATGAACTCATCAGTTAACGCTTCTTACAATCAACAACCTGATGAAAACGGTAACTACTGGAGTGTATCAGGTGGTAACCCAGAGCTTGAGCCAAAAGAAGCAACTGGTTTTGATTTAAGCTACGAAAACTACTTCCATGAAGAAGGTTACTTCGCGGCAGCTGTGTTCTATAAAGATATCACTCAGTGGATTTTCGATGGTACTTATGAAATCGACATGAGCGGTGTAGCTGACCCGTCTACTGGTGAAATCCCTGAAACTTCAACAGGTACAGGTTCAGGTAAAGTGAACGGTGGTTCTGGTGACTTATGGGGTTACGAGCTTTCATTAACACTACCATTCACTATGTTTAGCGAATCACTTGATGGTTTTGGTTTAATCGCAAGCCATACAGGTGTTGAGCAAGACTTAACTGACCAAAATGGTAATGATTATGAGCTACCTGGTCTATCTGACCAAATTGATAGCTTAACAGTTTACTTTGAGCGTAACGGTTTCCAAGCGCGTACTAGCATGCGTAAGCGTAGCGACTTTAAAGGTGACGTTTACGGTTTAGGTTTTGCGACTACACAAGTTGACATTAAAGGCGAAACAATTTGGGATGCTCAAGTTGGTTATGACTTTAGCGAAGGCGGTGTAGAGAGCCTTGACGGTTTATCTGTAACATTCCAAGTACAGAACATCACAGAAGAGCCGTTCACATCACTACAAGGTGATAATTCACTTCAAGTACGTGACTACCAAGACTACGGTCGTACATTCCTGTTAGGCTTCAGCTACAAGCTGTAA
- a CDS encoding tryptophan halogenase family protein — translation METKKITKVVIAGGGTAGWITAALLNKVLGKVLDITLVESAEIGTVGVGEASIPPILHLNGALGISEKEFIKATGATIKLGIEFENWRSQGHSYMHAFGEIGKDFPFCEFYHFWLKANQANNAPDFWDFSLNYQAAKADKFAHLKHIPNTQLAGLHYAYHFDATRYGEFLKELAQSRGVKRIEGKIESVNQCHESGYIRSLLLKSGEQIDGDLFIDCTGLRALLIEQTLNTGFEDWSHWLPCDSAIAVQSESASDAIPYTRSIARGSGWQWQIPLQHRVGNGIVYSSRFLSDEAAKQQLLDNLPAKPLTEPRVIKFKTGRRLKQWHKNVVSVGLSSGFLEPLESTSIHLIQSAAIRLIKFFPHQGIKQCLVDEFNQQSKTEFERIRDFIILHYKLTEREDSAFWRFCKGMDIPSSLKKKIELFKTSGKIVREDDELFAEVAWQQVMIGQGLIAEDHHPLTDALSDEQLNELFSNLKTLINSTVEQLPTHSQFLEKVQN, via the coding sequence ATGGAAACAAAAAAAATAACCAAGGTCGTGATTGCCGGTGGTGGCACAGCAGGGTGGATAACGGCTGCTTTACTTAATAAAGTGTTAGGCAAAGTGCTCGATATCACCTTGGTAGAGTCAGCAGAGATCGGCACTGTTGGTGTAGGCGAAGCGAGTATTCCACCTATTTTGCATCTAAATGGTGCGTTAGGCATTTCTGAAAAAGAATTTATTAAGGCTACTGGAGCCACGATTAAGCTTGGTATTGAGTTTGAAAATTGGCGCAGCCAAGGCCACAGCTATATGCATGCCTTTGGTGAGATAGGTAAGGATTTTCCGTTTTGTGAGTTTTATCATTTTTGGTTAAAAGCAAATCAAGCTAATAATGCGCCTGATTTTTGGGATTTTTCACTTAATTATCAAGCTGCCAAAGCGGATAAATTTGCTCACCTTAAGCACATTCCTAACACTCAGTTGGCGGGCTTACATTATGCCTACCATTTTGATGCCACTCGATATGGCGAATTCTTAAAGGAATTAGCGCAATCACGGGGCGTAAAACGCATTGAAGGCAAAATTGAATCGGTAAATCAATGCCATGAAAGCGGGTATATTCGCTCTTTGCTACTTAAAAGTGGCGAGCAAATAGACGGCGACTTATTTATTGATTGCACCGGTTTACGTGCTTTATTGATAGAACAAACTCTTAATACTGGCTTTGAAGATTGGTCACATTGGTTACCATGTGATAGTGCAATTGCGGTGCAAAGTGAATCAGCTTCAGATGCAATTCCTTATACACGTTCAATTGCAAGAGGCTCAGGCTGGCAGTGGCAAATACCATTACAGCATCGTGTAGGAAACGGCATTGTATATTCTTCTCGTTTCTTATCAGACGAAGCGGCAAAGCAACAGCTTTTGGATAACTTACCGGCTAAACCACTGACAGAGCCACGCGTTATTAAATTTAAAACAGGCCGCCGTTTAAAGCAGTGGCATAAAAATGTGGTATCGGTTGGCTTATCAAGCGGATTTTTAGAGCCATTAGAATCGACCAGTATTCATTTAATTCAAAGTGCAGCCATTCGTTTAATTAAGTTTTTTCCTCATCAAGGTATTAAGCAATGCCTTGTGGATGAATTTAATCAACAAAGTAAAACAGAATTTGAGCGAATTCGTGACTTTATTATTCTTCATTACAAGCTTACTGAGCGTGAAGACAGTGCGTTTTGGCGTTTTTGTAAAGGCATGGATATTCCAAGCAGTCTTAAAAAGAAAATTGAGCTATTTAAAACCAGCGGCAAAATTGTCCGAGAAGACGATGAACTATTTGCCGAAGTTGCGTGGCAGCAAGTGATGATAGGGCAAGGGCTAATTGCAGAGGATCACCATCCATTAACTGATGCGTTATCAGACGAGCAATTAAATGAGTTATTTAGCAATCTAAAAACCTTGATTAATAGCACTGTCGAGCAGCTGCCGACCCACAGTCAATTCTTAGAAAAAGTACAAAATTAA
- a CDS encoding glycoside hydrolase family 13 protein codes for MKKTQSFLALTTAFTLFNSTASFAITASPENWWVGMQNDSLQVMLYDNNIANKAWQMMPYKGVEFKGVTTTNNPNYAFLDLTISDNAKAGTLTFKAKDGTEFTYPLNTRDKQSANRHGFTNKDTLYLINPDRFVNGDPSNDTVAGMQEAANPSFKGGRHGGDIQGVINSLDYLEDLGVTQLWLTPVLENNMPSYSYHGYAITDFYKVDPRMGSNALYKTLSVEAKEHGIGLVMDMVLNHFGSSHQWMSDMPTADWVNFDGKFENGKNATSHARQTIQDPHASQYDKRQFNDGWFVESMPDLNQRQPLLSTYLIQNAIWWIEYANLSGIRVDTYSYSDKAFLADWTKAIMTEYPNFNIVGEEWTTNPAIASYWQRGKVNQDGYTSDLPSVMDFSLQEALIQALNEDESWNTGWVKVYQSLANDFLYADTDNILVFADNHDMSRVYTELGQDLAKTKLAMTLLLTTRGIPQIYYGTELLLDNTPSNDHGDIRIDFPGGFKGQKANAFTGKGLSADQQEMLASMKKLLKLRQEKPALSEGRLMHFSPKQGVYSYVREHNGQTVLVILNKNQQAIDWDLSYMQEVLKGNNKGRDLISEKRVDLAAPIRLKAMQARLIELE; via the coding sequence ATGAAAAAAACACAATCATTTTTAGCGCTAACGACCGCATTTACGCTTTTCAACTCGACAGCCAGTTTTGCTATTACCGCGTCACCAGAAAACTGGTGGGTGGGCATGCAAAATGACTCGTTACAAGTCATGCTTTACGATAACAATATTGCTAACAAAGCGTGGCAAATGATGCCTTACAAAGGCGTTGAGTTTAAAGGGGTGACAACAACGAATAACCCTAATTACGCGTTTTTAGATTTAACCATCAGCGATAATGCAAAGGCGGGAACACTAACCTTTAAAGCTAAAGATGGCACAGAATTTACTTACCCATTAAATACCCGTGATAAGCAAAGTGCCAATCGTCATGGCTTTACAAATAAAGACACCCTTTATTTAATCAATCCTGATCGCTTTGTAAATGGTGACCCAAGCAATGACACCGTTGCAGGTATGCAGGAGGCTGCAAACCCAAGCTTTAAAGGTGGTCGACATGGTGGTGATATTCAAGGTGTTATTAATAGCTTAGATTATCTTGAGGACCTCGGCGTGACTCAACTTTGGTTAACACCTGTGCTTGAAAATAACATGCCAAGTTATTCTTATCATGGTTATGCCATTACTGACTTTTACAAAGTTGATCCGCGTATGGGCAGTAATGCGCTTTATAAAACCTTATCTGTAGAGGCGAAAGAGCATGGTATCGGTTTAGTGATGGACATGGTACTTAACCACTTTGGTTCATCGCATCAGTGGATGAGTGACATGCCAACAGCTGATTGGGTTAACTTTGATGGCAAGTTTGAAAACGGTAAAAATGCCACTAGTCACGCCAGACAAACAATCCAAGACCCTCATGCGAGCCAATACGACAAACGTCAATTTAATGATGGTTGGTTTGTTGAGTCGATGCCTGATTTAAATCAGCGCCAGCCGTTACTATCAACGTACTTGATTCAAAATGCCATTTGGTGGATTGAATACGCCAACTTAAGCGGCATTCGTGTTGATACCTATTCATACTCAGATAAAGCATTTTTAGCTGATTGGACTAAAGCGATTATGACCGAGTATCCAAACTTTAATATTGTCGGTGAGGAGTGGACAACTAACCCAGCGATTGCTTCTTATTGGCAGCGCGGCAAAGTAAATCAAGATGGTTATACCTCTGATTTACCAAGTGTGATGGACTTTTCATTACAAGAAGCGCTGATCCAAGCACTTAACGAAGATGAAAGCTGGAATACTGGGTGGGTAAAAGTGTATCAATCGCTCGCGAATGACTTTTTATATGCTGATACTGATAACATTTTAGTGTTTGCAGATAACCATGATATGAGCCGTGTTTACACTGAGCTGGGTCAAGACCTAGCAAAAACTAAATTAGCCATGACACTGCTGTTAACAACTCGCGGTATTCCACAAATCTATTACGGTACAGAGCTGCTGCTCGATAACACGCCTAGTAATGATCACGGTGATATTCGTATTGACTTCCCAGGTGGTTTTAAAGGCCAAAAAGCGAATGCCTTCACAGGTAAGGGGCTTTCAGCTGATCAGCAAGAGATGTTAGCTAGCATGAAAAAACTGCTTAAGCTGCGCCAAGAAAAACCAGCACTGAGCGAAGGCCGTTTAATGCATTTTTCACCAAAACAAGGCGTTTACAGCTATGTGAGAGAGCACAATGGCCAAACTGTATTGGTTATTCTTAACAAAAACCAACAAGCCATTGATTGGGATTTAAGCTACATGCAAGAAGTGCTGAAAGGCAATAATAAAGGACGTGATTTAATCAGCGAAAAACGCGTTGATCTTGCGGCGCCAATCCGCTTAAAAGCTATGCAAGCACGCTTAATCGAGCTTGAATAA
- a CDS encoding alpha-amylase family glycosyl hydrolase, protein MTTYKLTALVVASVLGLTACGNDAPVQQNTQQQQSESSQAAISKPVVYQVFTRLFGNTNTTNKPWGTLEENGVGKFADFNDAALQGIKELGTTHVWYTGVPRHALVTDYTEYGLSQDDPDVVKGRAGSPYAVKDYYDVNPDLAINPERRLEEFVELINRTHEHGMKVVIDIVPNHVARNYESVAKPEGVKDFGAEDDTTKTYARDNNFYYVTGQSFQVPTSDNYQVLGGNLHPLADNQFAETPAKWTGNGARAAKPDINDWYETVKINYGVKPDGSYDFPTLPADYADKDYRAHYAFWQDKDLPNSWYKFRDIALYWLDKGVDGFRYDMAEMVPVEFWSFLNSSIKMQKSDAFILAEVYNPTLYRPYIQQGKMDYLYDKVGFYDTVKAVMQGKQSADTIFDIQSQVADIEEHMLHFLENHDEQRIASPDFAGSSEKGKPAMVVSTLMTRSPTLLYFGQAVGEDGSEDGGFGDPTRTSIFDYMGVPAHQAWMNNGKFDGGALSKQQADLRAYYTKLMSLNTLPAIVGGDMQAVELTGSEQVIAFTRKLGQQLVLVVSNFSENPQNVELTLNQTLLPKLNHSGLTLTDNLENHADIVIPDASTKAPIQLQLNGLSSAVFTLKADYE, encoded by the coding sequence ATGACAACATACAAACTAACTGCGTTAGTAGTGGCTTCGGTTTTAGGTTTAACTGCCTGTGGTAACGATGCGCCAGTACAGCAGAACACGCAACAGCAGCAATCAGAATCTAGCCAAGCAGCTATCTCTAAGCCTGTGGTATACCAAGTATTCACTCGATTATTTGGTAACACTAACACCACCAATAAACCGTGGGGCACATTAGAAGAAAATGGAGTAGGTAAATTTGCTGATTTTAATGATGCTGCATTACAAGGTATTAAAGAGCTAGGTACAACACATGTTTGGTACACTGGTGTACCACGTCATGCTTTAGTAACTGATTATACCGAATACGGTTTGTCACAAGATGACCCTGATGTTGTAAAAGGCCGTGCAGGCTCACCTTATGCAGTGAAAGACTATTACGATGTTAATCCTGATTTAGCAATTAACCCTGAGCGCCGCTTAGAAGAGTTTGTTGAGCTAATCAATCGTACTCATGAGCACGGTATGAAAGTTGTTATTGATATTGTGCCAAACCACGTAGCGCGGAATTACGAGTCAGTCGCCAAGCCTGAAGGCGTAAAAGATTTTGGTGCTGAAGATGACACGACGAAAACCTATGCTCGCGATAATAATTTTTATTATGTAACAGGGCAGTCATTTCAAGTGCCAACAAGCGATAACTACCAAGTGTTAGGTGGTAACCTGCATCCTCTTGCTGATAATCAGTTTGCTGAAACCCCAGCAAAGTGGACGGGTAATGGGGCACGTGCCGCTAAACCTGACATTAATGATTGGTACGAAACAGTTAAAATCAATTACGGTGTGAAACCAGATGGTAGCTACGACTTCCCAACACTACCAGCTGATTACGCAGATAAAGATTACCGTGCGCACTATGCCTTTTGGCAAGATAAAGATCTACCAAATAGCTGGTATAAATTCCGCGATATCGCGCTTTATTGGTTAGATAAAGGTGTTGATGGTTTCCGTTATGATATGGCCGAGATGGTGCCTGTTGAGTTTTGGAGCTTTTTAAATTCATCAATCAAGATGCAAAAAAGCGATGCCTTTATTTTGGCTGAGGTATATAACCCAACGCTTTATCGCCCTTATATCCAGCAAGGTAAAATGGATTACCTTTACGACAAAGTCGGTTTTTACGACACGGTTAAAGCTGTGATGCAAGGCAAGCAATCAGCGGATACTATTTTCGATATTCAAAGCCAAGTGGCGGATATCGAAGAGCATATGCTGCACTTTTTAGAAAATCATGATGAACAACGCATTGCTAGCCCAGATTTCGCGGGTAGCAGTGAAAAAGGTAAGCCAGCGATGGTGGTATCTACCCTGATGACACGCTCACCAACCTTACTTTATTTTGGTCAGGCTGTCGGTGAAGATGGCTCTGAGGACGGTGGTTTTGGCGACCCAACACGTACCAGTATTTTCGATTATATGGGTGTGCCTGCGCATCAAGCGTGGATGAATAATGGTAAATTCGATGGCGGTGCGCTTTCAAAGCAGCAAGCTGATCTTCGCGCTTACTACACGAAGTTAATGTCGTTAAACACACTTCCTGCCATTGTTGGTGGTGACATGCAAGCGGTTGAACTGACAGGCTCAGAGCAAGTCATTGCGTTCACACGTAAGCTAGGTCAACAACTAGTGCTTGTAGTAAGTAACTTTTCAGAGAACCCGCAAAATGTTGAGCTAACACTTAACCAAACGTTGTTACCTAAGCTTAACCACAGCGGTTTAACGTTAACTGATAACCTAGAAAATCATGCCGACATTGTGATTCCTGACGCATCTACGAAGGCGCCAATTCAATTACAACTGAACGGCTTAAGCAGTGCAGTATTTACCTTAAAGGCTGACTATGAATAA